GTAGCTatgcagaaacaggcaatggcaaaccatctctgtccatttcttgccttgaaaaccctaaggggttgccataaatcttCTGTGACTTGACACACACCCATTCCTGAGTCCCACGGTGACAAATTCTCATTGTGTGATGCTAGTCGTCTTCCTTGTCATAAGCACTGTAGAATTCATTGGGTTTAGAAAGTGTGGTTTTGCATAAGAAGGTACTTTTAATATAGTAAGGCCATCTATACGTTATAGCCAAGAAGGAAATAGGTTGATGCAAAGAAACCAGTTTTGGTGGCATTTCTGTGCAACGAACAGGTGCTTCAACACATGGTACTTTTCTCCTGGGTGCTCTTGTATTGAGAACCAGTTCTGTGTATTTTAGTATAAAGTAGTTTTACTGTATTGGGGAAAGTACAGGCACAAATATCAGGAGACTCCATAGTTCAGAATATGACACTGAAAACACCTCATGTTACAGTTTTCAGTCACAAATGGCTCCCTTCCCAATTCAGTTATGAATTCTGTTGTTCTCTAAAACTTCTTTATGTATGAACAGGTGCTGGTGCTCTTGTGCAGCGATTTCAGCCATGCCAATAAAAACACCTTTCCTTTGGGAGATTCTGTTTCACATGAATGGCCTCCACACACATGATTGCAGGTCAAATAGCTACCATGCCATAAGATGTTCAAATGCAGCCATTCAGAGAGAGACTGTAACATGGAAAGCTTTTACACATGGCTTGCCTTGCAAGTCAGACATGGGTGAGCTTAGATTTCAAACAAGTTGTACATTTTCAGCAAGTAGGTATGTACAGATCATTTCCACAATTCAGTTTTATTTATGCCTTGAAGTACAGCTTCtgagaataaaaaaaaaagtacatagtaaaaaaaatggaagcaggACTATATAGAAAAACTGAACTGGTCAGGAATAAGAACACACCAGTGCGGTCCAATCTCCTGCTCTGAAAGTATGTCTTCATTACTCCTGATCTTATAGgcattttcttttatatattcTTTATCACTTTTTCAAGTAGATTATAACCACTGCTTGAATTATCATCAACTTCACCTCAGAGCCAATTCAAGCTACTTGACAGAATCGTCCACAGAAAAATCAAACTCTAGCTGGAAGAATATAATAGTAAGTGAACTTCTTTACTAAACAGATATCTGAATGCATTGTATTCTTCTAACAATCTCTCTTGATGACTAGAAACCATAGTAAACTGTGGGAAATAGGATGCTGTACTGGGAAACCTCTGACCCTGCACCCCCATTCTTCACCACTGTTTGAAAGGGTGGCAGGTGGGAAATGGGGAGGAATTCAgtgtcagtgatgtcacttctggcagaaACTAGAAGTGACCTAATTGTGTCAGCACAactctctaggattcacccaaaactctatggataAAGTATAACATCTTTGGTGAATCTCAGAGCATCACACTAATGTGATAATATCACTTCTGATTCATGCTGCAAGTGATGTTACAGTATCAGTGTGACACCATCCAGGTAGGTCATCCCTGATTGCCTCTCACAATCTCTTGCTGGTGGCAGGATTAAAATAGGTAAATcagtgcctggggggggggcaggtataATTAATAAGCATAGAAGCCTATCTCGGTGGTTCAAAAGATATGTTACTAATAATCTGAGACACACTTTCACTTAGAACTgtcaactctagcttgggaacttcctggagatttggtgaaaGAGCCACGGAAGGATGCagtctggggaggagagggagctcaatGGGGATGTGATGTTACGCAGCCGaccttccaaaactgccatttcttccagggaggCTGATCTCTGTAGGGATCAATTGTAAGTCTCGGAGAagtccaggccccaccaggaggctggcattcCTACTTAAATTTACTGTTACTGAGACTAGCCACCTGACTAGTCAAGTTCTTTACCTGGCTATCAGTAGGTGACACTTTGTAAGGTGTTCCTTGCACTTTCATGGACCTTGCTTTGAGTTATATCATGATTCCTGCTAGACAAGAATCCATGAAACAACGACATCTGCgaatgtagagatgggcacaaacagcaatacgaacaaaaaaaagccacgaacagcccaatctgctattcacgaacaagctgttcatgaggccccattctaaacaaacaggtggttgttgcaagcctcattcattgctgttcgttgctgttcgtcaagccagacagtctggcacctacaatcagttcccttggcaacttatgcagggattgtctgaactctgtctgaactcctgctgttgccctggaaaccccaatctaaacccaatttagcttgataggcaggtcttcctttcaagtgtggagctccaaatttgttacaacaagggagcaaagaccaggggggaggggggctcccagctctgactttgcagacagtagagagggagagagacagttgctgttggcattttgatagaaagagtgcattggagcttgaattttctttgtgtgtggtgggatagggatctaccctttcaaattccagggctgctgccaggctctgggccaagctattatttattattggtacctttcctgctgcctgctctggtcagatttctgggagtggtgcagtagggatcttgaccaaacttgtatgatggctggaggagagcctgctggccaccatgaacagccaaccacgaacatgttcgtgaatagggccatgttcgtggttgttcgtgagtccctgttcatggatggcaatgaacaacgaacatcatgttcgcttttttttctgttcgtgcccatctctatgtgaATGCGCAAGAGTTCCCACAGAAGCATTACCAGGCTATAAAGATCACTAGTACTGAATGATCAATTGACATGATTTGTACAAGCAGCATATTGTAAAATTCTACCAACCAGTTTCTTATCCTGAATCTCTAGGACCACTGAGAGATATTACAGAAAGGTCTGAACTTAAATGTCATTAGCATGCTGAGAAAcacaactctttttttaaaaaaacaaactttaaaatttTCTCTACCACTGTAaactggaaggaaagaaagaacccAAGTGGAGGGAAGGAAATTGCCTCACTTTTTACCCTCTATAAGAACTCAGTAAAATACTAAAGTTTATGAGAAAGCCCACTGAAGCTAGAAAATATGGGTTAGCAAACCTCAAAGCAGGTTGAAATACCTTACAGATGATGTTCAAGTACTTAGGCCTGCAGATGAATCAGGGGGTTATATGACTATACCCCCTGAGAACTTCAGAAAGGAGGAAAGCCAAATATGTAAATACTCTTTTGCATTTAAATAAAACCCTCTGCCCAAGCGGAAAACTAGCACAGTAAGAAGTAGGCTAGGATACAATTCTTCTCCCTCATTTGTTTAtttgcaggatttttaaaatatgagCAGTATACTAAAATAGCACCCCGCATCTGCAGTTTGAAATGGAACGGCCCATTCTACTATGACAAGATTCCACTACCTCATATCCTGCTgtttaaatagatacataggGGTCTCCTACTCCCTCAAAAGGTTCCCTCCTCAGCTGCTTGCCTGGAACTGCCTCCCAGAACATCTGTGGGATGTCTCTGCTTTCCCTTCCTTCAAAACTTCCCTCACAACCCAACACATCTATTCTAGAGGACAGACTTCTGACAGACCTTCCTTTCATATTTTCTTATACCGCTgttaccaatttttaaaagaatattgaAGCCAACTTATATCCAGATTGCGCTGTCTACCAGACCCTGCAGAATATTCCAGAAACTCAAGAGATTTGTGCTACACCTCttcagcaaaaaggaggcaaaggtGTGTACAAACCCTGAAAAAACTTGTTATGTATGCACAGCTTTATTTCCAGATTATCTTTACAATTATCCTTTATTGGTATACGATTATCCTGCCTTTATTAGTGTCAGGAATCAGGATAATGCATTCATATTTGCTTTTAAATGTGCTAGGCTTTCCCAGCACTTTTCTGAGCCAAGGTGTACTTTACATTGTACATATATTCTGAGGCATGCCCTGGCTTGAATTCCATGTTCCATCCTCTCTGATGTGTGACACACTCATATTTCACATCCTTTGTCAATTGCATCTAAGATCCCAATTGCTTCATCATACCAGTTTGAGACTGAACACCAGGTTTGGTTGTACAATTACTGCCAACCTGTGATTTAGTATAGATTGAATTATTTGGACACAGCACTTAACCAAAACTCAACCAAACTTCTGATTAACCTGTGTGCAACACAGCTttcatcaaacaaacaaacaaaaaagttaaCACTTAAATTATCCAATTTCACAATAGATTCAAGAGATTTAAGAATAAATGTGTAGactagtttgttttgttttgtttccttatAGGCAAAAAGAAGCTGCGCCTTTTTGAATATCTTCATGAAACTCTTCATAACCCAGACATGGCAAACTGCATTCAATGGATAGATAAATCCAATGGagtcttccagtttgtttccaaaaaCAAGGAAAAACTGGCAGAGCTCTGGGGGGAACGCAAGGGAAACCGTAAGGTAATGACTTACCAGAAAATGGCCAGAGCCctaagaaattatggaaaaacagGGGAAATAATTAAAATCCGGAGAAAGCTGACATATCAGTTTGGTGCTATAGTCTTGCAAAGGCTTTCTCCAGTTTACCTTCTGGAAAAGGATGCAGAAATCGATGAATATGCCCACCCTGATCAAGAGTGCCATTGCTCAGATGACTGGCTGTCTTACCATTATTACGCTTGCAACAACAGCCATGAGCTACAGCAGGCAAGCAGTAATGGAAGCCATTTCTGTTACAGATCTTAGTAATTAGACAGAATACCCACAAGACCCTACTTAAGGGTGTGACtgtgggtggaaatacacattatgaagtacctagggacgctcaagtgtcccacctccaactttccatgcactcactcgcacagtcacacttcagtttccaTTCAtgtgttcgatatcagttcctcctcaactgctaaaagcatcccagtttcccccacctcccacctccattcattgcaatgcagatcttgacaccttctcacaccttaaagaaatgcagattgaattggtgctctgccctctGGACACACTTGCAGATGCACACCtgcacacaaagggagctcccgctgaccaagaacagcctgcacataaattgaggaccacacataaaatcatgcacttgagcatccccaggtaatccacaacatgtatttccaatgtgtgtgttcgtgtgtgtgtgtgtgtattctctcTTTTGGGATTATGCATGCACATACTTTTCATTCCCTTACACCCTACACTATTACTTCACTAGAAATCTGAATATAATAAGCAGATTTTCAGATTTCACCCATGTCTTCTATATGCTAAGTTGGAATTGTAATGGAAATGTTCAGACCTCctaaaagaaagaaggggggcatGGGAGAGCGAGATAGGGGAGTCTCCTGCAAGGACCTTTTAATTGGAAGTGTCCTAAAGATTTAAATGGAAATTTCTTCCAACTGACAGCAAGCTCCTAATGGACCTTATACTCAAGAGGTGTGTTTAGGATTGAAGCCTTGGTTGTAACATTTCGGGGCATGCTATACATGCAAATGTATATTTAACATTTCTGAATTTCCTATACATAAGAATATCAAGAATCAGTATGGTTTCAAGCTCTGCACATCTAAAATATTACTGCATGTATATTAAATAAAATACCACTTTGTGTAACAAGGTTCTTTCAGGTTCCTTAGATCATATAAtatcttacaaaataaaatacaatacagtATTTTTGGGACGTTTTAAAAAATGACCTTAGCCAGTAGTTACGAAAATGTACAAAATTATAATTATGAtagttttttctttcattttaaagaaaaaaagttttctaTTTAATAAGTACATTTGGTCCCACACTCCATCCAGGGAGCTTCAGGCAGTCTACATGGTTCTCcgttccccattttatccttacagcactgtaaggtaagttagactgaggaTCTGGGAAAaaagtcacccaggaagcttcatgTCAGAGTGTCAATCTGACCCTCTCTCTCTCGGATCCTGTTCTgaaaccctaaccactacaccgcacttTCTCTTTAAGTAACTGAGGCTGCCCATATCTTGTAAAACAACTAAGAAAAGGAAGTGACATGCACCCTCTAGAGTTATGGCTTCAAGATTAAAAAGAAGGCACATGCAAAAATGAATCTAAAAATTCGAAATATGTAGAAGTGCAACATACAAAGCTGGTATAGCATAGATAGAAAAGTGCAGAAACCCTAACAAACTAAAACAACAGCAATAACTATTGCGTGCTTATatcccactcttctagacagatcagtgccttattcaaagcaatgaaccAAATCAGTGTTTTTACTATCCCTACaacacagctggggctgagaagagtggcttatttaaggccacctactgagctcatggctgtagtgggattcaaaccagcaaagtgctaatttacaacccaaccacttaacttgTCCAGAATTAAGATAGTAACAACTGCTGAAAACAAagcaatagaggtgggcatggactggggggAGACCACGAGCTGTTGGGCCATGGTCCGTCATGTTTCAtagaccacggaccacgaacttgtCACGTAACTGCCCCGGTTCATGGACCAGTTCCTCGGTCCGTGATCTGTCACTTCCGGTgactgtcagctgaagccagccctgcgGGGAAGCGCCCGTTTCCATGCCTCTTGGAAGTGAGGGACACGGGAATGGGCGCTTTAAAGCCTGTGCCTTGCTTAAGCTGACAGGCGAGGAAGCCCCCACCTGTCCGCTGAAGCCAGCCCCGCAGGCGAGCGCCTGGTTCCATTCCGCTTGCAAGCGAGGAGCATGGAAAGGGCACTTTAAACCCCAGTCTGGATTCATGGACTGACGCACTGGCCCCAAAGCCATCGGGTCCGTGGAAAACTTGCGTCCCACAACCTGGGccagtccatgtcaaattttggttcattttccggtccgtgcccacccTGACTTAGCAATACTGTACTTTACTTAACCTTTTaaagaacaatttaaaaacatattgcTTAAAGGGAGACTGAATCATTGCCAGTTTAAGTTTCATATAAATTTACTGATCTTGTTTAATTCTGAACCAGGGCCTTGGCATGTGGACTGTTAAATGCGCATGGTGGGTCAGGTACGGAATAGGCAGATGCTTGTACAATTCTTGGTCAGCCCCCAAGTTTGCACAAAAATCCCTCCGAACATCAAAAATTaaagtttaaaatatttcagtggtggtggaaaatggAAGCCGTTTTGAGGGATACTTCTGCTAAAAGTTGCATGACAGTGCATTCATGATGCTTAAATGAGGAAAAATCAACTATAATAAATGCTTCTTTTAAAATGACGCCCTTTACAACTTTCAGAATCTGTGTAAATTCAAACAAGTGAAGGAAATGCACAATCGTGCCTGTTGTTCCTACCGCAAACCTCCGTGCATCGACCAGCTATTTGCATTTGGTCTGAAACCCTAACCACTGTACATGTTTACCAACTGTACACGTGTAGAATCTGCATATTTGCAGGTTCCCCAATCACATGGAAAGAGCCTGTAGGCACATGAACAGTGATGGGAGTTTCCCAGAAAAAGAATGGGCATTTTCtccacagaaaaataaaacactaAAAACTTTCTGCCCACATCTCTGTATGTGAGTAGCCAGTCAATACCACGCCAAGCAATACATGAAAGCTGAGAGCGTGAACAGGGGTTAAGATCCCACTCTATCCTCCTACACAGATTCTTGATGCTTGAAAACTATCCAAGAACAAGCTTTCAAACCTTGGTGTGAATATTTCCTTCCCTACTGAAATCTCATTGCCTCTCTCCTATAGAAACCTGAGGTGGTGTCTCTGTTATAAAAGCTTGTTTAAATACTTTAGTGATGATATAAACTACGTTATCACATATAGTGTGTTCATTTAGGGAGAGTTCGGCATGGCAAGAGAAGAGGGGTACAGAATTAGAACAAGGATTTGCAAGTAAAGTAATATCATACTGTATATGGCTATTACTGTGTTGATATCAGATGACTCTCACGGTAAGTAGATTGAGATGTAACAAACAGCTCCATAACATAATATAGCCTGTGTCAAGAGATTTAGGTTCTAAGAAGCCTCTGAAATTATGTCACATGATAACCTATTAAGTATGGTAACTGGAGAGAACAGACAGCTGAATTCGTACAAAATAACTTCCCTCAACCTTCTTCCATGACtttcaaaaatgaaacaaacaagggAAGCTTTAAGAATTGCATGAGGAAGGGACAATTTTGAAATCTCTCTAAGATTTTCTAAACTCCTGGGAGGTGGCATTGAACAGGTTGGTTTTGTCTCCCCTGTTTCTGTTAGATACCCACAAGCATCCAAATGCTCTTGAATTTCTCTGTGAACATTACATTTTGAGATGCAAGATCCAAAGACAGTTTCTTTTGGTAGATTTCTTGTTGCATTATTTAAATttggaaaggggggaggagtcAACGCTGTATGCAATGCAACATTATTTCCGACCAagaattggaagtgatgtcaccgtgtcatgaggcatcacttctggttttgggCCAGAAATGAAGTTGTGGCAATGctgcctctccaccccccaccccagagccCCTCCACCACCCTGGTAAGCCTCCATCTGgttggctggcaactctacttccagCTCAAGGTTGGAAACCAACATGGAATAGTGGTTAACATCAGCctgcgagacccaggttcgaatcccaactTTGCCACgagagtttgctgggtgaccttgggccagccacacactttcagcctaatctaactcacAATGTAGCTATGAAGGTAAAATTGAAAAGGGggaaatgttgtaagccacttcaggtacaaatgaagcaattaaatgagagccaaactacaagtgacaaaaggcacaggttggacacttgtcagcttccctcaagttttgatgggaaatgtaggcattctggtcttgcagctgtaatggagagccaagctgtaaaaccaggatgcctacatttcccatcaaaacttgaggtaagctgacaagtgtccaacctgtgcaaggtgtcacttgtagcttggctctcaggctctcAATGCATATTCCATACAAGAGCTTATAAAACAGAAgtaaacaataaataacaatataaaaGCATTACGAACCACCAAAGCCTGGCAATTAAGTTACTTGAAATATCTTGGTTTGAAAGATGCCAAAACAAAGCATGAGGGAAAGGCAAAAATAGCAATGGAAGAACGGGACAATAAGAATGGGGAAGCCAAGAACATCAATTGAATTGAGTGCAAGAGGATTACACATGAAATTAACAACAAACTGATAACGGCCTGGGAGAACAGGAATGTTTTTGCTTGGCGCCTGACATTCAAAAGGCTAGGTGCCAGGCAAAGCAAAATATTGAGGTTTCCTCAATCAAGAAAGCCCTGGCCTAGCGCTCACCCCCTTCACTCCACAAGGTGAACAAACACAAGAGGGCCTCAAGGTTCAGTCTTACCTGACAGCCAGCaggttcatataggagaaggTACTTTAAAGGTGCAATACAGTGTAGTGGGTTGGACGCAGATCTGGAAGACCCTGCTTCAAATCCCCCCTTTGCCACAAGGTTCACTGATTGGTGCAGTCATTTTGGCTCAACCTACACAACACATTGAGCTCTTTGGGGGAAAGACAGGCTAACATTCACTAGTTAGGTATCATCTGGGAAAGCATGACATGAACAGGTTGCACTGTGCAGGTGTCTTTGCCAGGCGGCCAACATGCAGCCAGAAAGAAATGTAATGAAGGCGTTGTTCTGCTGTAATCCTCCTGACacagttcatttttaaaatatatggatGATCATAGCAGCTTGGATCTAGTGGATTTCTGTAAatgggaaggattttttttttgtcaattCCCCCCTCATGCCATTTCAGGGGGCAGTTTGGGCTGCAGGGGGCAAGTGAGTCCTCTTTTGCTGATGGAAACCACTTTCATCTGCAAAAATTACCAATGGACCGAAGCCAGTATATTATCTCTATATCACTTGCAACATTTTGGCTTCCAGCAAAAAGCAGTGGGAATGTGTGTTTGGTGAAAGTCATAAAAATCCAGCTCATCACTCTCCACATGAttctacagaaagaaaaaatgacCACTAAACCAGTTAAAGTCCATTGTTAAATACCTGTCCTATGAGTTTGCTTTGATTTCAGTACGACAAATAACCTTTTCATATCTAAGCCCTAAATCACTTTGAGCCTGTCTATTTAAAATAGAAGAGAAAGCAGAACTGAGGCATTTGTAATGTGAGCATCCTGGCCAATCTATGTTTTGCATGAACACAGCAAAGTGAACAAGCAATAAACTTTAATCAATCTTGCACTGTTAACTTGCACTGTGGCAGCTGATTACACAAGATGCTAAACTCAAGGCTGAATTTAGCATCTACATGTGTTTAATGTGTGACTGCACATTGTGTGACCCAACTTGTGTTTAATATGTGactgcactcaccttcaaaatggtggtgggggggggggaatgggttctCGAGGGTGTGCACGAGGTAGGAGATGCTTTGCCAGCCCCTGCTTTCCATCCAGCACACTTTTGCAGGCAGAaaagggctggggtgggggcagttATTAGTCTTACTGCAACAGACATGTGTTGTCCTGGGCAGACCTGTGGAATGGGCAGTAAGAAaaacatcccacccacccccagccctttTCTATCTGCAAAAGGGTGCTAGATAGAAAGCAGGGACCAACGATCCCTCTCTTACTGCATGCATGCTCAGTATTTCCCATACACAGACGTCATGTAGAAGGTGAGTGCTCTCACACATTAAAAATGAATTGGGTTGGGGGTCTTCAACAACCCACCTCTCATGTAATCAGACCCTAAGAAAGCTTGGGACATATAGGAAGTGAGAGATTAGGGGATGGATGTCATCTAAATTCTGTGCATGGAAGCACAATTTTCCCAACTCCCCCACTGGAAGCAGCCCGAATGCCCCTGAAATATtgctcctgggggaaaggggaCAACAGGACCAACATGAGGGGAGAGTTGGAGGGCTACTGCAGCAGGGAGGAATCCCCCTCCCTTATACATGTAGATCTTTGTGATGGGATCCAACATTAGGGCACGGCAGGCAACCGTTTGGGTcccactgcttaaaaatactTCGTTGACCTGTGAAGATGGTGGCATGCTGATAAACAAAATGGTGGGTGAGAGATTAGGGCTTAGGAGCAAGTGAAGCtccagtggcagcggcagcatctCAGGGATTCACTTTGCACTTGGCTGGTGGCTGTGCAAGTCTGGGAGGTGGTGATGATTGGCATAAGCCACACCTGctgccttctccctccctgcGGGCCCCCAGCAGTGCTGTCCGTGCATTGGATGCATGGGTAGGGAGCTGGCCCTGCATGCCAAGGAAAACTGTTCTGGTGGGCTGCTATCAGCATACATGCTGGGGGTTGCTTGCACCTTGACCAGTGCATCTGGCTATTGGTCCTTTTTTGAAAAAAGGTTGGACTAGGGGAATAGTATATTCCCATATGAATCTTGACATACCCTCAGCAGAGTTTCTTTCCAATGCTACAAAGACAAAACTGTTGACATGTAAGTTCCATGGCAACCAAGCCCCTATATCTGAAGAAGAATAGGTTGGCTTTGCTCTCTGCTAGGGGAATCTACATTCACAAGCGCTTCCCACAAGGAATAgtagaccagggccgattccatacgggcacaaataaagcgagtgctttcacttttcaagcgacagcactcgtaaaaacccgcaatttcccgtcccggcttacctgcggtccatggtgcTCGGTAGCGCTAtaaaagcggacggtgtgaacatgGTATGGTGGGTTTGGCCACTTCATGACGATTCGTCACGGCGGAGAGGCACTCCCTTTTCCAGACCTTTGCTGGGTGGCCAGCCACAATatcgccatttaaaaaaaaacaaaacaaaacaagaggcGCCATTTGCGCACTCGCACGTCTGCGAACatagaactgcgcaaatgcgcacagatGCATAATCAGCATCAGGACACGTGGCCAAGTTTTTTTTCGATCCATTTTCCGCATGTGCGCAATTGCATTGGTGTGGCCCTCCTGAAATGCGCACTTGAGGCTTTACTATCGGCCGCCATTTTGTCACCCTCAGAGAATCCAACCCTGAGACGTATCGCTGACCTTTGCCCTGCAGACTTGTGCGCCGATTGCAGGggcgttttggggggggggcaatctcggTTGCCGAGAAATCACAGCACGCAGGCACAGGCACACACGCTTGTGCTCGTGCAATATCGGCTTGTCAGGAGCAGCATGGCCGGCGGAGGGAAagtggctgggaagcggggggtgtcctggcggcatagagagataatggatctgccacacttttggggggaggagaagatacaggaagctctccgaagcacccataggaacctggactacttccaaaaaatctcgaggcagatggctgagaggaGCCACATCGTCAACCAATGTACCTCGTGAGACGCTCCCGACCAATCATCGAGAGCATCATCGATGCCGGGTTTTCGCACacatgcgcatttgcgcaaaacaagaaaaaagaccaaaaaaaaccccgagatgtgaaccaatgaaggcccccgacatcagttgtggcggggaggaaagaaccaatcccggttccctcagttggccgtgcgaacatccggaagcaggACGGCACggcacaaagcggatggagacgagacaaagcggatggaagCGAAAAtacacgcgtggccggtaagcaattATTCCCGCAGAAAAAAACGCTATttctggccgtctggaattggcccaggaaACACCAGCCCTGCCAGCAGGAGTTCTGGTGCAGGGGAGTTATGCTTGGGCAGAAACAGAGTGGAGCAGCATGTCTGAGGTGCAACTTCTAGCACAGATGATAAGAACATTTCTTGCGCACCCCTgtaccactcggtgcttagggcTGGTGTTTCCTTAGCTGTGATGTACAGTGGCTCAAAGTTGTAACTGTGATGCTCTGTATTTATTGGTGCTGTAATATTACCATATATCACAAGGTGGTGCTATAAATCAGTCTTGTTTCAGAGGTGATCTCGTTTGGATTTCAAtccaccccttccctccccccccactttctTCCCGGCATTCATGATCTTCATTTAGTTCTGTCCATTTAGTACTTTCCTATATAACTATCAAGTCAATTTCCTACAGAGAAGCTCCGGGTTCTTAAACTCATCCATTTGAACCAACTATCCCTTCAATAAGAACAGAAGAGTTTAAAAATGTGGATTTACGAACCGTGTTCTTTTTTCCGTGTTGTATCTGCATTACTGAAACAGAAAGTGGAAGGTGCCCATTTTCATTATTGTCCATATACGCAAGGAACAGTTCAGAACTTGTATACAGAACAATGTCCGTTGATATAGTGGATTAGAACATGAACTTTCGTGTGACTGGACTGCATTAGCAAGATGCCTTCATTATGCAGACAGTGCAAATTGATGGGTGGAAAAACAGATCCCCCCTGACATTCCAAAGTCACATGACATAAGCCAAGGCCCCATGAACAGCAGACAGTCTACGAGAAAAGACAACTGGCCACAAGTCACAATGACTCCTGTGAAATAGCAGA
The Eublepharis macularius isolate TG4126 chromosome 9, MPM_Emac_v1.0, whole genome shotgun sequence genome window above contains:
- the SPIC gene encoding transcription factor Spi-C, which translates into the protein MTEKALLPVTHIAADYSWSFVDQDVLGQALEDALEVLQQQSSGDFDYEPDYNHCLNYHQLHLRANSSYLTESSTEKSNSSWKNIINIEANLYPDCAVYQTLQNIPETQEICATPLQQKGGKGKKKLRLFEYLHETLHNPDMANCIQWIDKSNGVFQFVSKNKEKLAELWGERKGNRKVMTYQKMARALRNYGKTGEIIKIRRKLTYQFGAIVLQRLSPVYLLEKDAEIDEYAHPDQECHCSDDWLSYHYYACNNSHELQQASSNGSHFCYRS